A region of Nocardioides sp. JS614 DNA encodes the following proteins:
- a CDS encoding bifunctional FO biosynthesis protein CofGH, translating into MTAVAGMSRALARAESAKALDVAEAVVLLQARGVDLESLCRAAATVRDRGLDDAGRTGIVTYSRKVFVPLTRLCRDRCHYCTFATTPGRVPAPFLSPDEVLDIARAGAAQGCKEALFTLGDRPEDRWDVAREWLESRGYPDTLSYVRAMAILVLEETGLLPHLNPGVMTWQELQRLKPVAPSMGLMLETTATALFTEPGGCHYGSPDKDPAVRLRVLEDAARSAIPFTTGILVGIGETLQDRAESLFAIRRVARQYGAIQEVIVQNFRAKPDTAMRRTRDADVEEYLAAIAVARLVLGPRMRIQVPPNLSDPHEFDRLLGAGVDDWGGVSPVTPDHVNPERPWPEVERLAELSAAAGFELRERLTVHPEHALAGDPWLDPRIVPHVRALIDPATGLAAAGALPTGRPWQQPDVAWGSVGRTDLHAEIDVTGRRTDRRSDFDVAYGDWGVLREQVRHSAPAPALPPEVSAALRVAERDPGALSDAQALALMTADGPALDELCRLADGLRRDVVGDDVTFVVNRNINFTNVCYVGCRFCAFAQRETDADAYTLSIDEVGQRAEEAWAVGATEVCMQGGIDPKLPGTAYFDLAAEVRRRAPGLHIHAFSPMEIVSGAARSGLSVRDWLIAARDAGLDTIPGTAAEILDDEIRWVLTKGKLPADVWVDVVKTAHSLGVRSSATMMYGHVDAPHHWVAHLRLLARVQRETGGFTEFVPLPFIHQSSPVYLAGVARPGPSNRDNRAVHAMARILLHGAIDNIQCSWVKLGEDGCADLLRSGANDIGGTLMEETISRMAGSTFGSLKTVEQMHGIAALAGRPARQRTTTYGHVSDERAEAALRFDGATRTLLPMVTNAP; encoded by the coding sequence ATGACCGCCGTCGCCGGCATGTCCCGAGCGCTCGCACGCGCGGAGTCGGCCAAGGCGCTCGACGTCGCCGAGGCCGTCGTACTCCTGCAGGCACGCGGGGTGGACCTCGAGTCGCTCTGCCGGGCGGCCGCCACCGTGCGCGACCGTGGGCTCGACGACGCCGGGCGGACCGGGATCGTCACGTACAGCCGGAAGGTCTTCGTGCCGCTCACCCGACTGTGCCGCGACCGGTGCCACTACTGCACGTTCGCCACGACGCCCGGACGCGTCCCGGCGCCGTTCCTGTCGCCCGACGAGGTGCTGGACATCGCCAGGGCGGGAGCCGCCCAGGGCTGCAAGGAGGCGCTGTTCACGCTGGGTGACCGGCCCGAGGATCGCTGGGACGTCGCGCGCGAGTGGCTCGAGTCGCGGGGCTACCCCGACACCCTCTCCTACGTCCGGGCGATGGCGATCCTGGTGCTCGAGGAGACCGGGCTGCTTCCGCACCTCAACCCAGGCGTGATGACCTGGCAGGAGCTCCAGCGGCTCAAGCCGGTCGCCCCGTCCATGGGGCTGATGCTCGAGACCACCGCGACGGCGCTGTTCACCGAGCCGGGCGGGTGCCACTACGGCTCACCCGACAAGGACCCCGCCGTCCGGTTGCGGGTGCTCGAGGACGCTGCTCGTAGCGCGATCCCGTTCACCACCGGGATCCTGGTCGGCATCGGCGAGACGCTGCAGGACCGTGCCGAGTCGCTGTTCGCGATCCGCCGGGTCGCTCGCCAGTACGGCGCGATCCAGGAGGTCATCGTCCAGAACTTCCGGGCGAAGCCCGACACCGCGATGAGGCGGACACGGGACGCGGATGTGGAGGAGTACCTCGCCGCGATCGCCGTCGCGCGGCTGGTCCTCGGGCCGAGGATGCGGATCCAGGTGCCACCGAACCTCTCCGACCCGCACGAGTTCGACCGGCTGCTCGGGGCCGGCGTCGACGACTGGGGCGGCGTCTCGCCGGTGACCCCCGACCACGTGAACCCCGAACGCCCCTGGCCCGAGGTCGAGCGGCTCGCGGAGCTCTCCGCCGCGGCCGGGTTCGAGCTCCGCGAGCGCCTGACGGTCCACCCCGAGCACGCCCTGGCCGGCGACCCGTGGCTCGACCCGCGGATCGTCCCGCACGTGCGCGCCCTGATCGACCCGGCCACCGGCCTGGCGGCCGCCGGTGCCCTGCCGACCGGGCGCCCCTGGCAGCAGCCGGACGTCGCGTGGGGGAGCGTGGGGCGTACGGACCTGCACGCCGAGATCGACGTCACCGGCCGCCGGACCGACCGGCGCTCGGACTTCGACGTCGCCTACGGCGACTGGGGAGTGCTGCGCGAGCAGGTCCGGCACTCCGCACCCGCTCCGGCGCTCCCGCCGGAGGTCTCGGCTGCGCTCCGCGTCGCCGAGCGCGACCCGGGGGCCCTCTCCGACGCGCAGGCGCTGGCCCTGATGACCGCGGACGGGCCGGCACTCGACGAGCTGTGCCGGCTCGCGGACGGTCTGCGACGTGACGTCGTCGGTGACGACGTGACGTTCGTGGTCAACCGCAACATCAACTTCACCAACGTCTGCTACGTCGGCTGCCGCTTCTGTGCCTTCGCCCAGCGCGAGACGGACGCTGACGCGTACACGCTGTCGATCGACGAGGTCGGCCAGCGCGCGGAGGAGGCGTGGGCCGTCGGCGCGACCGAGGTGTGCATGCAGGGTGGGATCGACCCCAAGCTGCCCGGCACCGCGTACTTCGACCTGGCCGCGGAGGTCCGGCGACGGGCGCCCGGGTTGCACATCCACGCGTTCTCCCCGATGGAGATCGTCTCGGGTGCGGCCCGTTCCGGCCTCTCGGTCCGGGACTGGCTGATCGCCGCTCGAGACGCCGGGCTCGACACCATCCCGGGGACGGCCGCCGAGATCCTCGACGACGAGATCCGGTGGGTGCTGACGAAGGGCAAGCTCCCGGCCGACGTCTGGGTCGATGTCGTGAAGACGGCCCACAGCCTCGGCGTCCGATCCAGCGCCACGATGATGTACGGCCACGTGGACGCGCCGCACCACTGGGTCGCCCACCTGCGGCTGCTCGCGCGGGTCCAGCGGGAGACCGGTGGCTTCACCGAGTTCGTGCCCTTGCCGTTCATCCACCAGAGCTCTCCCGTCTACCTCGCCGGCGTGGCGCGGCCCGGGCCGAGCAACCGCGACAACCGGGCGGTGCACGCGATGGCCCGGATCCTGCTGCACGGTGCGATCGACAACATCCAGTGCTCCTGGGTCAAGCTCGGCGAGGACGGCTGCGCCGACCTGCTGCGGAGCGGCGCGAACGACATCGGCGGCACGCTGATGGAGGAGACGATCAGCCGGATGGCCGGGTCGACGTTCGGCTCGCTCAAGACGGTCGAGCAGATGCACGGGATCGCCGCTCTGGCGGGCCGTCCCGCCAGGCAGCGGACCACGACGTACGGGCACGTGTCCGACGAGCGAGCCGAAGCGGCCCTGAGGTTCGACGGAGCCACCCGGACGCTGCTGCCGATGGTCACCAACGCCCCCTGA
- the cofC gene encoding 2-phospho-L-lactate guanylyltransferase — protein sequence MARWCAVVPQKALASAKSRTGLPDAQRRELATALLRDTVAALEETPAVDAVLVLWDDELDRVVLPAVRSVPVAGLGLNASLERGAAVALDRLPGRGIVVVPGDLPALDPAELGRCLAEAARFRRAFLPDRDGTGTTVLTAGAGDLRPAYGAGSASRHAATGAVSLDVAGVDTVRADVDDLDSLAAVLDGRCGRHTRAAAARLGPALEAVG from the coding sequence ATGGCCCGTTGGTGCGCGGTCGTGCCGCAGAAGGCGCTCGCGAGCGCCAAGAGTCGCACCGGCCTGCCGGACGCACAGCGCCGAGAGCTCGCCACCGCGTTGCTGCGCGACACGGTCGCGGCGCTCGAGGAGACCCCGGCCGTCGATGCGGTCCTGGTGCTCTGGGACGACGAGCTGGATCGGGTCGTCCTGCCGGCCGTCCGCTCGGTCCCGGTCGCCGGCCTCGGCCTGAACGCCTCTCTCGAACGAGGCGCTGCGGTCGCGCTCGACCGGCTGCCCGGCCGCGGCATCGTGGTCGTCCCCGGCGACCTACCGGCCCTCGACCCCGCCGAGCTGGGCCGCTGCCTGGCCGAGGCGGCACGGTTCCGCCGAGCGTTCCTGCCGGACAGGGACGGCACCGGGACCACCGTGCTGACCGCTGGGGCCGGGGACCTCCGCCCGGCGTACGGCGCGGGCTCCGCCTCCCGGCACGCCGCGACCGGCGCCGTGTCGTTGGACGTGGCCGGGGTGGACACCGTGCGCGCGGACGTGGACGACCTCGACTCGCTCGCCGCCGTCCTGGATGGACGCTGCGGTCGGCACACGCGGGCGGCCGCGGCGCGCCTGGGCCCGGCGCTGGAGGCTGTGGGATGA
- a CDS encoding 3-hydroxyacyl-CoA dehydrogenase family protein — translation MSTSMVVVGGGTMGRGIAIAALATGFEVTLVDVAEDVLDRAQARVSEHFARHPQPDRGVLHTTTSLAGSLETAEVVIEAVPEILPLKTQIFQQLRGAPPGTLLVSNTSTMSISALAEACGGSSRVVGMHFFNPAHRMPLVEVVVGTRTSDDARDRAVALAVRLGKDPIVVRDLPGFVTSRLGLILGTEAMRMVEEQVANAADIDKALRLGYGHPMGPLELADLVGLDARLNNLRSMFERSGDAAYEPPAVLVDLVAAGHLGKKSGRGFYDYEAQS, via the coding sequence ATGAGCACGTCGATGGTGGTCGTGGGTGGGGGCACGATGGGCCGTGGCATCGCGATCGCAGCACTCGCCACGGGCTTCGAGGTGACGTTGGTGGACGTCGCCGAGGACGTGCTCGACCGTGCTCAGGCACGGGTGTCGGAGCACTTCGCCCGACACCCGCAGCCGGATCGGGGGGTCTTGCACACGACCACGTCACTGGCCGGCTCCCTCGAGACGGCCGAGGTCGTCATCGAGGCGGTGCCGGAGATCCTCCCGCTCAAGACGCAGATCTTCCAGCAGCTGCGCGGCGCGCCACCCGGCACGCTGCTCGTCAGCAACACCTCGACGATGAGCATCAGCGCGCTCGCCGAGGCGTGCGGCGGGTCGTCCCGTGTGGTGGGGATGCACTTCTTCAACCCGGCCCACCGGATGCCTCTGGTCGAGGTCGTCGTCGGCACACGGACGAGCGACGACGCCCGGGACCGGGCGGTGGCGCTCGCGGTCCGCCTCGGCAAGGACCCGATCGTGGTGCGAGACCTCCCGGGCTTCGTGACCAGCCGACTGGGCTTGATCCTCGGGACCGAGGCCATGCGCATGGTCGAGGAGCAGGTCGCCAACGCCGCCGACATCGACAAGGCGTTGAGGCTGGGCTACGGACATCCCATGGGACCGCTGGAGCTCGCCGACCTGGTCGGGCTCGACGCCCGCCTGAACAACTTGCGCAGCATGTTCGAGCGCTCCGGGGACGCGGCGTACGAACCGCCCGCGGTGCTGGTCGACCTCGTCGCCGCCGGGCACCTCGGCAAGAAGTCCGGTCGTGGCTTCTACGACTACGAGGCGCAGTCGTGA
- a CDS encoding enoyl-CoA hydratase-related protein, protein MSGLLRVGTRQGFDTLEIDSPTNRNALSVELLTALHDEVRRSATGTGRGLLVQHVGPAFCSGVDLKERAALGPDDSSHSELLAHLLRELWHYPKPVVVMVDGAVRGGGLGLLACADVVLATARSSFAYSESRVGVAPALVMAVTLPLADVRALVPRLLDGAVFGAVTAHELGLVTRVVEDASKVSTVLSELRQGAPDAQRVIKTLARQRIGVDVDGLLVEMAGVSARLFAGAEAAEGVAAFTSRRSPSWVVAR, encoded by the coding sequence GTGAGTGGCCTGCTCCGGGTCGGGACCCGGCAGGGCTTCGACACCCTGGAGATCGACTCGCCCACGAACCGCAACGCTCTCTCGGTCGAGCTGCTCACCGCGCTGCACGACGAGGTGCGTCGCTCGGCGACCGGCACGGGCCGCGGACTCCTGGTCCAGCACGTCGGGCCGGCGTTCTGCTCCGGCGTGGACCTCAAGGAGCGCGCGGCACTCGGCCCTGACGACAGCTCCCACTCCGAGCTCCTCGCCCACCTGCTCCGCGAGCTCTGGCACTACCCCAAGCCCGTCGTGGTCATGGTCGACGGTGCCGTGCGTGGTGGCGGCTTGGGACTGCTGGCCTGCGCCGACGTCGTCCTGGCGACGGCCCGCTCGAGCTTCGCCTACTCCGAGTCGCGGGTCGGCGTCGCGCCGGCGCTGGTGATGGCCGTGACGCTGCCGCTCGCCGACGTCCGCGCGCTGGTGCCGCGGCTGCTCGACGGCGCGGTGTTCGGGGCGGTGACCGCGCACGAGCTCGGCCTGGTCACCAGGGTCGTCGAGGACGCGTCGAAGGTCTCGACGGTCCTCTCCGAGCTCCGCCAGGGCGCCCCCGATGCACAGCGCGTGATCAAGACACTGGCCCGACAACGGATCGGAGTGGACGTGGACGGTCTCCTGGTGGAGATGGCCGGCGTGTCGGCCCGGCTCTTCGCCGGCGCGGAGGCGGCCGAAGGCGTCGCCGCGTTCACCTCCAGGCGCAGCCCGTCGTGGGTGGTGGCCCGATGA
- the ribA gene encoding GTP cyclohydrolase II RibA, with amino-acid sequence MRPATGEVPVRVRAEIDLTMAAGGRTLPGRVHTFTGLPGAEEHLVVAVGPYRRPRGGVPLVRLHSECLTGDVFGSRRCDCGPQLDEALVRIAEHGGYLVYLRQEGRGIGLYAKLDAYRLQDQGLDTFEANRALGYPEDARGYEVAGRMLRALDVLQVDLMTGNPQKAAGLAAGGVAVRRTLPTALHETTENLRYLHAKRRRGFRFAGDHGSLSVS; translated from the coding sequence ATGAGGCCGGCCACCGGGGAGGTGCCCGTCCGGGTGCGTGCCGAGATCGACCTGACGATGGCGGCCGGCGGCCGGACCCTCCCGGGCCGGGTACACACGTTCACCGGGCTGCCCGGCGCCGAGGAGCACCTGGTCGTCGCGGTCGGGCCCTACCGGCGGCCGCGAGGCGGCGTGCCGCTGGTTCGGCTCCACTCCGAGTGCCTGACCGGGGACGTCTTCGGCTCCCGGCGCTGCGACTGCGGACCGCAGCTCGACGAGGCGCTCGTCCGGATCGCCGAGCACGGCGGCTACCTGGTCTATCTGCGCCAGGAGGGCCGAGGCATCGGTCTCTACGCCAAGCTCGACGCCTACCGGCTCCAGGATCAGGGGCTCGACACGTTCGAGGCGAACCGGGCGCTCGGCTACCCCGAGGACGCTCGGGGGTACGAGGTGGCCGGCCGGATGCTGCGGGCTCTCGACGTGTTGCAGGTGGACCTGATGACCGGCAACCCGCAGAAGGCCGCAGGGCTCGCCGCCGGTGGGGTCGCCGTACGACGAACCTTGCCTACCGCGCTGCACGAGACGACCGAGAACCTCCGCTACCTGCACGCCAAGCGGCGGCGCGGCTTCCGGTTCGCCGGGGACCACGGGTCGTTGAGCGTCTCGTGA
- the npdG gene encoding NADPH-dependent F420 reductase has translation MSRQSIAIIGGTGPQGRGLAYRLATSGHEVILGSRDEERARSAADELAVRLPPAACISGATNLEAVRKAEVVLLAVPYDGHDELVASLRDVVEGKIVISCVNPLGFDKQGPFGLDVPTGSAAESAAALLPGSAVIGAFHHLSAVTLITDEELLEDVLVVGDDEAAKDVVIELARSVTGRPGIAAGRLRLARQLEPLTAVLISVNRAYKAHSGIRVTGLRPVV, from the coding sequence ATGAGCAGGCAGTCCATCGCGATCATCGGCGGCACCGGCCCGCAGGGCAGGGGCCTGGCCTACCGCCTGGCCACCAGCGGTCACGAGGTGATCCTCGGCTCCCGTGACGAGGAGCGTGCCCGCTCCGCAGCGGACGAGCTGGCCGTCCGGTTGCCTCCCGCGGCGTGCATCAGTGGCGCGACCAACCTCGAGGCGGTCCGCAAGGCCGAGGTCGTGCTCCTGGCCGTCCCGTACGACGGCCACGACGAGCTCGTCGCGTCCCTGCGCGACGTGGTCGAGGGCAAGATCGTCATCAGCTGCGTGAACCCGCTCGGCTTCGACAAGCAAGGCCCGTTCGGACTCGACGTGCCCACGGGCAGCGCCGCCGAGTCCGCGGCCGCGCTGTTGCCGGGGTCGGCCGTGATCGGCGCGTTCCACCACCTCTCCGCGGTCACGTTGATCACCGACGAGGAGCTGCTCGAGGACGTGCTGGTGGTCGGTGACGACGAGGCGGCCAAGGACGTCGTGATCGAGCTCGCTCGCTCCGTCACCGGCCGCCCCGGTATCGCCGCCGGGCGCCTGCGCCTGGCGCGCCAGCTCGAGCCGCTGACCGCTGTGCTGATCTCGGTCAACCGGGCGTACAAGGCGCACTCGGGCATCCGGGTGACCGGGCTCCGACCAGTCGTCTGA